The Planococcus donghaensis genome contains a region encoding:
- a CDS encoding antibiotic biosynthesis monooxygenase family protein, which yields MQLYKWTGPQDQAEDLLESLSNAELTLLKNDEESVVLYETDGGPGLKASEAYEVLNAVGEFAEGHYAVFNNIPVTDEGRELFESRFQNRAGMVEKEPGFVAIRVLRPLDSDVYVILTLWEDKQSFLDWQQSQAYGHAHAKRGTEEGIDKRPNIFPRSSFVTSYTK from the coding sequence ATGCAATTGTATAAATGGACAGGTCCACAAGATCAAGCGGAAGACTTACTAGAAAGTTTGTCGAATGCCGAGCTGACTCTATTGAAAAACGATGAAGAATCGGTAGTGCTTTACGAAACAGACGGAGGGCCAGGTTTAAAGGCGTCTGAAGCGTATGAAGTATTAAATGCTGTGGGTGAATTTGCGGAAGGTCACTATGCGGTATTTAACAACATTCCCGTGACAGATGAAGGTCGAGAGCTTTTTGAATCGCGTTTTCAAAATAGAGCAGGCATGGTAGAAAAAGAGCCTGGATTTGTTGCAATTCGCGTATTGCGTCCACTCGATTCGGATGTTTACGTCATCCTGACTTTATGGGAAGACAAACAATCGTTCTTAGACTGGCAACAGTCTCAAGCATACGGTCATGCGCACGCGAAACGCGGTACCGAAGAAGGAATCGATAAACGTCCAAACATTTTTCCGCGCTCTTCTTTTGTAACCAGTTACACGAAATAA
- the speB gene encoding agmatinase: MRFDETYSGKVFIKSHPNYEESKAVLYGMPMDWTVSYRPGSRFGPNKIREVSIGLEEYSPYLDRELGDVKFFDAGDIPLPFGNPEKSLAEIETYVHTLLADEKIPMGMGGEHLVSLPVMKAVASKYDDLAIIHFDAHTDLRENYEGEEYSHSTPIRKIADHIGPKNVYSFGIRSGMKEEFDWAKENGMHISKFEVLEPLKEVLPTLEGRNVYVTIDMDVLDPAHAPGTGTVDAGGITSRELLASIHAIAASGVNVVGFDLVELAPVYDHSDQTANTASKLMREMILGWVK; the protein is encoded by the coding sequence ATGAGATTTGACGAAACGTATTCAGGAAAAGTATTTATCAAAAGCCACCCGAATTACGAAGAATCAAAAGCGGTTCTTTACGGCATGCCGATGGACTGGACAGTTAGTTACCGTCCAGGTTCTCGTTTTGGCCCGAACAAAATTCGCGAAGTTTCAATTGGACTAGAAGAATATAGCCCGTACCTTGATCGTGAACTGGGAGACGTTAAGTTTTTTGATGCAGGCGATATTCCATTACCATTCGGTAATCCGGAAAAAAGCTTAGCGGAAATCGAAACGTATGTACACACGCTTTTAGCGGATGAAAAAATTCCTATGGGTATGGGTGGCGAGCATTTGGTGTCATTGCCAGTAATGAAAGCAGTCGCTAGCAAATACGACGACCTTGCGATCATTCACTTTGATGCACACACAGACCTTCGCGAAAACTACGAAGGCGAAGAATACTCACATTCGACACCAATCCGCAAAATTGCAGATCATATCGGACCGAAGAACGTTTATTCATTCGGTATTCGTTCAGGAATGAAAGAAGAATTCGACTGGGCAAAAGAAAACGGCATGCACATTTCGAAATTTGAAGTGCTGGAGCCGTTAAAAGAAGTATTGCCAACACTAGAAGGTCGCAATGTTTATGTCACGATTGATATGGATGTATTAGATCCTGCACACGCACCAGGCACTGGAACAGTTGATGCGGGCGGTATCACGTCTCGTGAACTATTAGCATCTATCCACGCTATCGCAGCGTCAGGCGTGAACGTAGTTGGTTTTGATCTTGTGGAACTAGCACCCGTTTACGACCATTCTGACCAAACGGCGAACACAGCAAGCAAACTAATGCGCGAAATGATTTTAGGCTGGGTTAAATAA
- the speE gene encoding spermidine synthase: MAGFWYTEKQTENFGITMKINKTLHTEQTDFQYLEMAETAEWGNMLFLDGMVMTSEKDEFVYHEMVAHVPLFTHPNPENVLVVGGGDGGVIREILKHPSVKKATLVDIDGKVIEYSKKFLPSIASGLEDSRVEVIVGDGFMHIAESDNEFDVIMVDSTEPVGPAVNLFSKGFYAGISKALKEDGIFVAQSDNPWFKADLIKQVQSDVKEIFPITNLYLANIPTYPSGLWAFTIGSKKYNPLEVPAERFHEIDTKYYTPELHNAAFVLPKFVKDLTGE, encoded by the coding sequence ATGGCAGGATTTTGGTATACAGAAAAGCAAACAGAAAACTTTGGAATTACGATGAAAATTAATAAAACTCTTCATACAGAACAAACAGATTTTCAATATCTTGAAATGGCAGAAACAGCAGAATGGGGCAATATGCTATTTTTAGATGGCATGGTCATGACTTCTGAAAAAGATGAATTTGTTTATCACGAAATGGTTGCACACGTACCGTTGTTTACACACCCTAACCCTGAGAACGTTTTAGTCGTTGGCGGCGGTGATGGCGGCGTAATCCGTGAAATTTTAAAGCACCCGTCTGTTAAAAAAGCAACACTTGTCGATATTGATGGAAAAGTAATCGAGTACTCGAAAAAATTCTTGCCAAGCATTGCTTCAGGCCTAGAAGATTCACGCGTGGAAGTAATTGTTGGCGACGGTTTCATGCACATTGCAGAATCAGACAACGAGTTTGACGTAATTATGGTAGATTCAACAGAACCTGTTGGACCGGCTGTAAACTTATTCTCAAAAGGCTTTTATGCAGGAATTTCAAAAGCATTAAAAGAAGACGGAATTTTTGTCGCACAATCAGACAACCCATGGTTTAAAGCTGATTTGATCAAACAAGTTCAAAGTGATGTAAAAGAAATTTTCCCAATCACAAACTTGTATTTGGCGAACATCCCAACATACCCAAGTGGTTTATGGGCGTTCACAATCGGTTCGAAAAAGTACAACCCACTAGAAGTACCAGCAGAACGTTTCCATGAAATCGACACGAAGTATTACACGCCAGAGTTGCACAACGCTGCGTTTGTTTTACCGAAATTCGTGAAAGATTTGACAGGAGAATAA